The segment CTATCAGGTTCAAAAAGCAGTTCCTGGGGTCTGACGCCGACATTGGGCTGCTTGAAATCCTTCAGGACGAACTTTCGGAAATCTTCCTCTGGGCTCTGGCAGGATTGCAAAGACTAAGAGAGCAGGGGGGCTTTACCGAATGCGAGGAGACCTCCGATCTGCTGATGGAATACCGCAGGCTCAATAATCCCGTTCTCTGCTTTGTGGAGGATAAATGTGACTTAGGATCTGAGTATGACATCAACAAAGACGATCTTTATAGCGGCTACCGGGAATACTGCCGGGAGAGCGGGTATTCACCCAACAGCCGGGAAAACTTCTTCCGGGAGCTCCAGGTGGCGGTCATCAATTTACAGGAATACCGACCTCGGGTCGGTACCAAGCGGATGCGGGCTGTCAAGGGCATCCGGATTAAAGAAGGGTAGTCAATGAAGCGTATCTTTGTCTGCAGTCCCTATGCCGGAGATATCCAGTTGAATGAGCTGGTAGCGGAAACTTTATGTCACCAAGTCATAAAAATTGGTCATGCACCGTTTGCACCTCATCTTCTTTATCCACGTTTTTTGGATGACAGCATCGATGTAAAACGTGAAATTGGAATTAGAACAGGGCTCACTTTTTTACGAGTTTGTCATGAAGTCTGGGTTTACACTGGCAACGGTATTTCTCTTGGTATGCAGTGTGAGATTGACTATGCGAATGAAATAGGAAAGCCTGTAATTCCATGGGCTTGTGAAGAAGTGTAACAATGAATTCCAGGAAAATATCTCCCCGTTTCCCCATGAAAAAGCAGCCACAAAAATACTCAGGGTGGTCCAGGTGGTACCATTGTGGTCCAGGTGGAACTGGTACCACTGATTCCAGTAATTTCAGCTATTTAAGTAGGGTGGTCCAGGTGGTCCAGGTGGTCCAGGTGTTTTCAACTTATTGCATATGCGTACACGCATACGCGCGCGCGTGAATAACCCCTGACAATTGTTCTATTAAATTAAAAAAGGGTGGACCACCTGGACCACCCACCTTAACTAATTGAAATCTTTAGAAATCGTGGTACCAGTCTGACCCGGACCAACCCGGACCAGGTTGGTACCAGAGGGATAAACCATGTTCAGCATTACTTTTCAGCCCGAAAATGGAACGAGGATATCCAAAAGCAATCTGAAAGGCATCACGTATTATCCAGGCCGGTCTTCTCATCACCTGGACGGGCTGAGAAAGGCAACGGGTCCTTCCAGGGGACCTTCCATGCGGGGGGCGGAGCTCCCGGGATTTGGTTACGTCAAAATTTTTTCAAGCCTTTGATTTTTTTAAACAGGGGGATAAGTTCCAATGCTTGCTATGACTGACAGCTCCAGTGTGAAAAAGACAAATGACCATGTTGACCATCGTCAAGGTCCGGTTTCGGTGTTTACCATTGCCGATGTGGCCGGGGTGATGTCGCCTGAATTTCTGGATGAAGAAAAGTGCCGCCGGTGGATATTGCAAAAGCTTCATCCTGCCGGCCCTTTCTGCCCTCGGTGTGGTGCTCCGATAGTCGGCGAGCGGGTTCTGAATAGCTGGTGGAACCTTCGCCGGGTCTGCTGTAAAAATTGCCGCCGTTACTTTACTGCCGCAGCCGGCACCATGGTCAACGGCATCAACATCAATTTCCGCCAGGTTTTCCTGATGGCCTGGTGTTTTTCACTTGGCCTTAAAGTTTCAGAAATTGCTGATCTGTGTCAGCTCCATGTGGATACGGCAAAAGTCTGGCGGATGAAATTCAAGTGTTTGGCGGAAGGTAAAAATTATGCAGATTGAAAATGTTAAGCAAATTCTATGCGCAGACGTTTTCCTATTGCCTGAGCAGCCCGCTCCAGCGTGTGGAGAGTGACTGCGGTGTTTGCAGGATCAAGCAACCTGTCCAGTGCTGAACGGCTTGTATCCATCTGGCGGGCCATGGCAGTTTTAGACAAACGCTTCTTTTCCATAAACTGGGTGATTTGATATGCCACAACACGCTTTATGGCAATGGCTTCAGTTTCAGCCAAAGTACCTTCTTCTTCCAAAAAATCATCAAAGTTGCTGCCAATAT is part of the Pseudomonadota bacterium genome and harbors:
- a CDS encoding DUF4406 domain-containing protein — its product is MKRIFVCSPYAGDIQLNELVAETLCHQVIKIGHAPFAPHLLYPRFLDDSIDVKREIGIRTGLTFLRVCHEVWVYTGNGISLGMQCEIDYANEIGKPVIPWACEEV
- a CDS encoding XRE family transcriptional regulator, which gives rise to MNKHIGSNFDDFLEEEGTLAETEAIAIKRVVAYQITQFMEKKRLSKTAMARQMDTSRSALDRLLDPANTAVTLHTLERAAQAIGKRLRIEFA